The Arachis hypogaea cultivar Tifrunner chromosome 16, arahy.Tifrunner.gnm2.J5K5, whole genome shotgun sequence genome contains a region encoding:
- the LOC112754936 gene encoding xyloglucan endotransglucosylase/hydrolase 1, giving the protein MGSRRVGVLTLSLVVVASLVSAAMCGVPRRPVDVQFGRNYVPTWAFDHIKYFNGGSEIQLHLDKYTGTGFQSKGSYLFGHFSMYIKMVPGDSAGTVTAFYLSSQTAEHDEIDFEFLGNRTGQPYILQTNVFTGGKGDREQRIYLWFDPTKEYHRYSVLWNLYQVVFFVDDVPIRVFKNCKDLGVKFPFDQPMKIYNSLWNADDWATRGGLEKTDWSKAPFIASYKGFHIDGCEASVEAKFCSTQGKRWWDQQEFRDLDALQWRRLRWVRQKFTIYNYCNDRKRYPTLPPECSRDRDI; this is encoded by the exons atgggTTCAAGGCGTGTAGGTGTATTGACCCTAAGTCTTGTTGTTGTAGCGTCACTGGTGTCCGCTGCAATGTGCGGCGTTCCCAGAAGGCCCGTTGATGTTCAATTCGGCCGTAACTATGTTCCCACTTGGGCCTTTGACCACATCAAATACTTCAATGGCGGTTCTGAGATTCAGCTCCATCTTGATAAATATACTG GCACTGGATTCCAGTCCAAAGGTTCATACTTGTTTGGTCACTTCAGCATGTACATCAAGATGGTTCCTGGTGATTCCGCTGGCACTGTAACCGCTTTCTAT TTGTCTTCACAAACTGCGGAGCATGATGAAATAGACTTTGAGTTCTTGGGGAACAGAACAGGACAACCTTACATATTGCAAACCAATGTGTTCACCGGAGGTAAAGGTGATAGAGAACAGAGAATCTATCTCTGGTTTGATCCCACCAAAGAATACCACAGATATTCAGTTCTATGGAACTTGTATCAAGTTGT GTTCTTTGTGGATGATGTACCAATTAGGGTGTTCAAGAACTGCAAGGACTTGGGTGTGAAATTCCCATTTGACCAACCAATGAAAATCTACAACAGCTTATGGAACGCAGATGATTGGGCCACAAGGGGTGGTTTGGAGAAAACAGATTGGTCGAAAGCACCATTCATAGCTTCCTACAAAGGCTTCCACATTGATGGTTGTGAAGCCTCCGTTGAAGCCAAGTTCTGTTCCACTCAAGGTAAGAGATGGTGGGACCAACAAGAATTCAGAGACCTTGATGCTCTTCAATGGAGGAGGCTTAGATGGGTTCGCCAGAAGTTCACTATTTACAACTATTGCAATGATAGAAAGCGTTACCCTACTCTTCCTCCTGAATGCTCTAGAGACCGTGACATTTAA